TGCGTTGGAATCACCCGACTCGTGGCATGGTTCCCCCAAGCGAGTTTATCCCTGTGGCAGAAGATACGGGTCTGATTATTCCCTTGGGTACTTGGGTATTGAACGAAGCTTGCCGTCAGCTAAAAGTTTGGCAGCAGCAGTATTCTACGACTCAGGGTTTGGCAATTAGCGTGAATCTCTCTGGTAAGCAGTTTTCGCAACCAAATTTGATTGAGCAGATTGACCGAATTTTGAGGAAGACTGGCTTGGATGGACATTATTTAAAGTTGGAAATTACTGAAAGCTGCTTGCTGGAAAATGCTGAAGCTGCCGCCATCCTGCTTTGGCAATTGCGAGATCGAAATATTCAATTATCGATTGATGATTTTGGTACGGGTTATTCATCCTTGAATTATCTGCACCGCTTTCCCCTTAATACATTGAAAATTGACCGTTCTTTTGTGAACCGGATGGGAGCGGGTGGCAAGGATGCAGAGATTGTCAAGGCAATCGTGGCGTTGGCTCATAATTTAGGAATGAGTGTGACGGCGGAGGGGATAGAAACGGCTCAACAGTTGGCACAACTCAAGGCATTGCAATGCGAACGAGGACAGGGATATTTTTTCTCGAAACCTTTAGATAATGGGGCTGCGGGACAGTTGATTTTGGCACAGTTGCAAGTTAATTCATGATGCGCGTTATTGGTCTGACGGGAGGCATTGGTACTGGCAAAACAACTGTCTCAAATTATCTTGCCAGTCACTACAATTTGCCGGTTTTGGATGCGGATATTTATGCTAGAGAAGCTGTAAAAGTGGGTTCGCCGATTCTCGGCGAAATTGTTAAGCGTTACGGAGCCGATATTCTGCTACCGGATGGAACACTTGACCGCCGAAAGCTGGGCAATATTGTCTTTAATTCGCCCGAAGAGCGGCGTTGGCTAGAGCAACAGATTCATCCTTACGTGCGCGATCGCATGATTGAAAAAATGCAAGCACTCAACTCGCATCCGACTGTAGTGTTGGTGGTGCCTTTGCTGTTTGAAGTGGGGATGACGGCTCTGTGTACGGAAACTTGGGTCGTATACTGTTCCGAACAACATCAACTTCAGAGATTAATCAAGCGAGATCGCCTAACTTT
The Coleofasciculus sp. FACHB-T130 genome window above contains:
- the coaE gene encoding dephospho-CoA kinase (Dephospho-CoA kinase (CoaE) performs the final step in coenzyme A biosynthesis.), producing MMRVIGLTGGIGTGKTTVSNYLASHYNLPVLDADIYAREAVKVGSPILGEIVKRYGADILLPDGTLDRRKLGNIVFNSPEERRWLEQQIHPYVRDRMIEKMQALNSHPTVVLVVPLLFEVGMTALCTETWVVYCSEQHQLQRLIKRDRLTLEQAQARITSQMPIQEKCDRADVVLDNSSTLEDLLKQVDTHLKIKN